The Macrococcoides canis genome has a window encoding:
- the yaaA gene encoding S4 domain-containing protein YaaA — translation MINIIELDKEITLGQFLKSEGIISTGGQAKWYLQDHPVVLNGEPENRRGKKLMQDDLLEVEGEMYQITYKTIE, via the coding sequence ATGATAAATATTATCGAACTTGATAAAGAAATTACATTAGGACAATTTCTGAAATCAGAAGGCATTATTTCTACAGGTGGACAAGCGAAATGGTATTTGCAGGATCATCCTGTAGTCTTGAATGGGGAACCTGAAAATCGACGTGGTAAGAAACTAATGCAGGATGATTTACTTGAAGTCGAAGGTGAAATGTATCAGATCACGTACAAGACGATAGAATGA
- the recF gene encoding DNA replication/repair protein RecF (All proteins in this family for which functions are known are DNA-binding proteins that assist the filamentation of RecA onto DNA for the initiation of recombination or recombinational repair.) — translation MKLKTLTLTHYRNYEEAELKFSDEVNIFIGINAQGKTNLLEAIYCLAMAKSHRTSNDKELIGWGHDYSHIEGSLAYRHGEMPLSLSISKKGKKAKVNYLEQKRLTEYIGHMNVVLFAPEDLNLVKGSPQIRRRFIDMEIGQISAVYLNELSNYQRLLKQKNHLLKQMKLSGNKDTTMLEVINEQFAQYAVKLTLRRKSFVDNLEKLAIPIHKGITKGKEQLSLIYNASLNQQLSEQEMVEETLELLNAQMDKEIERTQSLYGPHRDDLEFKINDIDVQTYGSQGQQRTTALSVKLAEIELIHQEIGEYPILLLDDVLSELDDFRQTHLLTTIQHKVQTFVTTTSVEGIEHETINRAKLFNVSDGQISTN, via the coding sequence ATGAAATTAAAGACGTTAACGCTGACTCATTATCGTAACTATGAAGAAGCTGAATTAAAGTTTAGCGATGAAGTGAACATCTTTATCGGAATTAACGCACAAGGTAAGACAAATTTATTAGAAGCCATCTATTGTCTTGCTATGGCTAAGAGTCATAGAACATCGAATGATAAAGAATTAATTGGATGGGGACATGATTATAGTCATATTGAGGGTTCTTTAGCATATAGACATGGGGAGATGCCGTTGTCATTATCCATCTCTAAAAAGGGTAAGAAAGCGAAAGTTAATTATTTAGAACAAAAAAGATTAACGGAATACATTGGACATATGAATGTTGTTCTATTCGCTCCTGAAGATCTAAATCTTGTTAAAGGAAGTCCACAAATCAGAAGGCGTTTTATAGATATGGAGATAGGACAAATTTCTGCAGTATATCTTAACGAACTTTCAAACTATCAAAGATTACTGAAACAGAAGAATCATCTGCTGAAGCAAATGAAACTGTCCGGTAATAAAGATACGACGATGCTCGAGGTGATAAATGAGCAATTTGCGCAATATGCTGTAAAGCTTACGCTGCGACGCAAATCATTTGTCGATAATTTAGAAAAGCTAGCAATACCGATACATAAAGGTATTACAAAAGGTAAAGAGCAACTATCTCTGATTTACAATGCGAGTTTAAATCAACAGCTGTCTGAGCAGGAAATGGTTGAAGAAACTTTGGAGCTATTAAACGCGCAGATGGATAAAGAGATTGAAAGAACGCAAAGCTTATATGGACCACATCGAGATGATCTAGAATTTAAGATCAATGATATCGATGTACAAACTTATGGTTCTCAAGGGCAGCAGCGGACTACTGCACTTTCTGTAAAATTAGCTGAAATCGAACTGATTCATCAGGAAATCGGAGAATATCCTATTTTGTTACTGGATGATGTGTTAAGTGAACTGGATGATTTTAGACAGACCCACTTACTGACGACAATCCAGCATAAAGTACAAACTTTTGTGACGACAACATCTGTAGAAGGTATAGAGCATGAAACAATTAATAGAGCGAAATTATTTAATGTATCAGATGGACAAATTTCGACTAACTAA
- the dnaN gene encoding DNA polymerase III subunit beta, giving the protein MKFTIQRDYFIAQLNDTLKAISPRTTLPVLTGIKLDVFDNRLVLTGSDSEVSIEITIPSELNHEEILTVEDKGSIVLPGRFFVDIIKKLPADTVTIETNDQFQAKITSGQSEFNVSGIDSDQYPLLPQVSEEEAITLPVKVLKNIIKQTNFAVSTSETRPVLTGVNWLIRDNVLNCTATDSHRLALRKLKLEDTNINEINVIIPGKALSELNKIIGDNENTIDIFFASNQVLFKVGHINFISRLLEGNYPDTSRLFPESSETALSINNGDFFHAIDRASLLAREGGNNVIKLSATDNAVELSSTSPEIGTVKEDVKTTKFDGTGIKISFNSKYMMDALRAIDVDDVRVEFFGTMRPFILKPDEDDNLIQLILPIRTY; this is encoded by the coding sequence ATGAAATTTACAATACAAAGAGACTATTTTATTGCACAGTTAAATGACACTTTAAAGGCAATCTCACCAAGAACAACATTACCTGTATTAACTGGTATTAAATTAGATGTATTTGATAACCGTCTTGTATTAACAGGTTCAGATTCGGAAGTATCTATAGAAATTACGATTCCTTCTGAACTTAATCATGAAGAAATTTTAACGGTAGAAGATAAAGGATCAATCGTATTGCCAGGTAGATTCTTCGTTGATATCATCAAGAAACTTCCTGCTGACACAGTAACCATTGAAACAAATGATCAGTTCCAGGCAAAAATCACATCAGGGCAATCAGAGTTCAATGTTTCAGGAATTGATTCTGATCAATATCCACTTCTGCCACAAGTAAGCGAAGAAGAAGCAATTACATTACCGGTAAAAGTACTTAAAAATATTATAAAGCAAACAAATTTTGCAGTGTCCACGTCAGAAACACGGCCAGTGTTAACAGGTGTTAACTGGCTTATAAGAGATAACGTATTAAACTGTACTGCAACAGATTCACATCGCTTAGCTTTACGCAAACTTAAACTAGAAGACACAAATATCAATGAAATTAATGTTATTATTCCTGGTAAAGCTTTAAGTGAACTCAATAAAATTATTGGAGATAATGAAAATACGATAGATATCTTCTTCGCTTCAAACCAAGTGTTATTTAAAGTCGGTCATATCAACTTTATTTCACGTTTACTAGAAGGAAACTATCCAGATACATCAAGATTGTTCCCTGAGAGCTCAGAAACAGCACTATCAATCAATAATGGTGACTTTTTCCATGCAATAGATCGTGCATCTTTGTTAGCGCGTGAAGGTGGAAATAATGTCATCAAACTATCTGCAACTGACAATGCGGTAGAGTTGTCTTCTACGTCGCCTGAAATAGGGACTGTAAAGGAAGATGTAAAAACAACTAAATTTGATGGCACTGGAATTAAGATTTCTTTTAACTCTAAATATATGATGGATGCATTACGCGCAATTGATGTTGATGATGTGCGTGTAGAATTCTTTGGTACGATGAGACCTTTCATTCTAAAACCTGACGAAGACGACAATTTAATCCAGCTGATCTTACCGATAAGAACATATTAA
- a CDS encoding disulfide oxidoreductase, with protein MKNTKYFYISWVIALVATLGSLYFSQIRHFIPCEMCWYQRILMYPIVIIAGFAVFNHTYHYKYLIMTFSIIGFCFSCYHYMEQKIPGFAEIKPCVGGVPCSAQYINYFGFITIPFLAGTAFLLITIAMLCVKKENYTN; from the coding sequence ATGAAAAATACTAAATATTTTTATATTTCCTGGGTAATTGCACTTGTCGCAACGTTAGGAAGTTTGTATTTTTCTCAAATACGTCATTTTATTCCTTGTGAAATGTGCTGGTATCAGAGAATACTCATGTATCCTATTGTAATTATTGCAGGATTTGCAGTATTTAATCACACTTATCATTATAAATATTTAATAATGACTTTCTCTATCATTGGTTTTTGTTTCTCATGTTATCATTATATGGAGCAGAAGATACCAGGATTTGCAGAAATTAAGCCGTGTGTTGGAGGCGTGCCATGTAGTGCTCAGTATATTAATTATTTTGGATTTATCACGATTCCATTTTTAGCAGGCACTGCATTTTTATTAATTACTATTGCTATGTTGTGTGTAAAAAAAGAAAATTATACTAATTAA
- the gyrB gene encoding DNA topoisomerase (ATP-hydrolyzing) subunit B: MNIVEEQNLDQYGADQIQVLEGLEAVRKRPGMYIGSTASKGLHHLVWEIVDNSIDEALAGYADHIQVTIEEDNWIKVTDNGRGIPVDIQKKMGRPAVEVILTVLHAGGKFGGGGYKVSGGLHGVGSSVVNALSSTLEVYVHKEGKIHHQAYHRGVPAFDLKVIGETEETGTVIRFKADPEIFTETTVYEYEILQKRIRELAFLNKGIKIEIKDERDKEEIRHDVYHYEGGIKSYVELLNKSKEVLFPEPIYIHDNRDEIEVEISIQYNNGYSTNLLSYANNIHTYEGGTHEDGFKRALTRVINSYGVKNKLIKEADEKLSGEDVREGITAIVSIKHGDPQFEGQTKTKLGNTEVRQITDNLFAENFERFLLENPPIARIIVEKGIMASRARLAAKKAREVTRRKSGLEISSLPGKLADCSSKDPSISELYIVEGDSAGGSAKSGRDSKTQAILPLRGKILNVEKARLDRILGNNEIRSMITAMGTGIGGEFDISKARYHKIVIMTDADVDGAHIRTLLLTFFYRFMRPLLEAGYVYIAQPPLFKVEQGKKKYYVYNERELEKLRKELPATPKWQLARYKGLGEMNADQLWETTMNPEHRSMLQVTLNDAIEADEVFEMLMGDVVEHRRTFIEENAEYANVDV, translated from the coding sequence GTGAACATAGTGGAAGAACAAAATTTAGATCAGTATGGTGCCGACCAGATACAAGTATTAGAAGGATTAGAAGCGGTAAGAAAACGTCCTGGTATGTATATCGGTTCTACAGCATCAAAAGGATTGCACCATCTTGTATGGGAAATTGTCGATAATAGTATTGACGAGGCGCTTGCAGGATATGCTGACCATATACAAGTAACGATTGAAGAAGATAACTGGATTAAAGTGACAGATAATGGACGTGGTATACCGGTAGATATTCAGAAGAAAATGGGACGTCCTGCTGTTGAAGTTATTTTGACAGTGCTTCATGCTGGTGGTAAATTTGGCGGCGGCGGATATAAAGTTTCAGGAGGTCTGCATGGTGTAGGTTCATCTGTAGTAAACGCATTATCATCGACTCTCGAAGTATATGTCCATAAAGAAGGTAAAATTCATCATCAAGCATATCATCGTGGTGTACCGGCTTTTGATTTAAAGGTGATTGGTGAAACAGAAGAAACAGGAACGGTAATTCGTTTTAAAGCCGATCCAGAAATATTTACCGAAACAACAGTATATGAATACGAGATTCTTCAAAAGCGTATTAGAGAACTTGCCTTCTTAAATAAAGGTATTAAGATTGAAATTAAGGATGAACGAGATAAAGAAGAAATTCGTCATGATGTGTACCACTATGAGGGTGGAATTAAATCGTATGTTGAATTACTGAACAAATCTAAAGAAGTACTATTTCCAGAACCGATTTATATTCATGATAATCGAGATGAGATTGAAGTAGAGATTTCAATTCAATATAACAATGGCTATTCAACCAATCTTCTAAGCTACGCAAACAATATTCATACTTATGAAGGTGGAACGCATGAAGATGGATTTAAGCGTGCACTGACGCGTGTAATCAATAGTTATGGTGTAAAGAATAAATTGATCAAAGAAGCAGATGAGAAGTTATCTGGAGAAGATGTACGTGAAGGAATTACTGCAATCGTCTCCATTAAGCATGGAGACCCACAGTTTGAAGGACAAACGAAAACAAAACTCGGTAATACAGAAGTACGTCAAATTACTGATAATTTATTTGCAGAAAACTTTGAACGTTTCTTATTAGAAAATCCACCAATTGCACGTATTATCGTGGAAAAAGGAATTATGGCATCGCGTGCACGACTTGCAGCAAAGAAAGCGCGTGAAGTGACACGTCGTAAGTCAGGACTTGAAATTTCCAGTCTTCCAGGAAAACTTGCAGATTGTTCAAGCAAAGATCCATCCATTAGTGAATTATATATCGTAGAGGGAGATTCAGCGGGTGGTTCAGCAAAGTCAGGAAGAGACTCTAAGACACAAGCCATCTTACCGTTACGTGGTAAAATTTTAAATGTTGAAAAAGCAAGACTTGATCGAATTCTTGGAAATAATGAAATCCGTTCTATGATTACAGCAATGGGTACAGGTATTGGTGGAGAATTTGATATTTCTAAAGCACGTTATCATAAGATTGTCATTATGACAGATGCTGATGTTGACGGTGCACACATCAGAACATTATTACTTACGTTCTTCTATCGATTTATGAGACCTCTATTAGAAGCAGGATATGTTTATATCGCACAACCTCCATTATTTAAAGTGGAACAAGGTAAGAAAAAATATTATGTATATAACGAACGTGAACTTGAAAAGTTGAGAAAAGAATTGCCGGCAACACCGAAATGGCAACTTGCAAGATATAAAGGTTTAGGTGAAATGAATGCGGATCAGTTATGGGAGACAACTATGAATCCAGAACATCGTTCAATGTTACAAGTGACATTAAACGATGCGATTGAAGCGGATGAAGTTTTCGAAATGCTGATGGGAGATGTGGTAGAACATCGTCGCACGTTCATTGAAGAGAATGCAGAATATGCAAACGTTGATGTATAA
- a CDS encoding DsbA family protein, whose product MKNKGSLIFTMIMTLLVIGVIAALVISNQSKKESSVDTESLGTADTNNQQGLKLLDKIDIKDQPMIGKDDAKVTIIEFGDFKCPACKVFELDIKPDLKKKYIDSGKAKMYFINTPFHGEGSMLGSLAAETLIKQEPEKYSAFQQALFEMQPDTEEEWLTIDAVKKAAKTASVSNVDKLVKDVEALKEKAAVEKDISLVEKHNVTMTPTIIVNGKEVKNPMDPAEVDKVIDEAVK is encoded by the coding sequence ATGAAAAATAAAGGATCATTAATTTTTACGATGATAATGACTTTACTTGTTATTGGAGTCATTGCTGCATTGGTCATTTCAAACCAAAGTAAGAAAGAAAGTTCTGTAGATACGGAATCATTAGGTACCGCTGATACAAACAATCAGCAAGGTTTAAAACTATTGGATAAAATTGATATTAAAGATCAACCGATGATTGGTAAAGATGATGCAAAGGTGACTATCATAGAATTTGGAGATTTTAAATGTCCTGCATGTAAGGTGTTTGAATTAGATATCAAACCTGATTTGAAAAAGAAATACATAGATAGCGGAAAAGCTAAGATGTATTTCATTAATACACCATTTCATGGTGAAGGATCGATGCTTGGTAGTCTGGCAGCTGAGACATTGATTAAACAAGAACCAGAAAAGTACAGTGCATTTCAACAGGCGTTATTTGAAATGCAACCAGATACAGAAGAAGAATGGTTGACGATTGATGCTGTTAAGAAGGCAGCAAAAACGGCCTCTGTCAGCAATGTTGATAAACTTGTAAAAGATGTTGAAGCGTTAAAAGAAAAAGCGGCAGTTGAAAAGGATATTAGTCTCGTTGAAAAACATAATGTGACAATGACACCGACGATTATTGTAAATGGAAAAGAAGTTAAAAATCCAATGGATCCAGCTGAAGTGGATAAAGTAATCGATGAGGCAGTTAAATAA
- a CDS encoding ABC transporter ATP-binding protein → MLKLENVSKQFEAFKAVDNISIEVPQGEMLGFLGGNGAGKTTTFRMILGLLEKSSGTITFNGKPINYSVTDNIGYLPEERGLNPKLKVSEQIQYLARLKGMKKSEIDKALDYWLDRFKVPENKHKKIEELSKGNQQKIQLIGAIIHNPKLLILDEPFSGLDPVNVELLKSAVKEMNDNGATIVFSSHRMEHVEEMCDYVCILNKGKTVVSGNIKQVKHDFGKKEIIIEGNHDFSHLAEIDGVVKFKQNKNDVRLTIKDQSIAPIIFEAVKEIGFVTRFQVDEPSLNDIFIEKVGGAIE, encoded by the coding sequence ATGTTAAAACTTGAAAATGTATCAAAACAGTTTGAAGCGTTTAAAGCTGTGGATAACATCAGCATCGAAGTGCCTCAAGGAGAAATGCTCGGCTTTCTTGGTGGAAATGGTGCAGGTAAGACAACAACTTTCAGAATGATTCTTGGATTGCTGGAAAAATCATCAGGAACAATTACTTTTAATGGGAAACCGATAAATTACTCTGTGACAGATAATATCGGATATCTTCCTGAAGAACGTGGATTAAATCCCAAATTAAAAGTATCAGAACAAATTCAATACTTAGCTCGATTAAAAGGCATGAAAAAGTCAGAAATTGATAAAGCATTAGATTATTGGCTTGATCGTTTCAAAGTACCGGAGAATAAACATAAAAAAATCGAAGAATTATCAAAAGGAAATCAGCAAAAGATTCAATTAATCGGGGCAATTATACATAATCCTAAATTATTAATACTGGATGAACCATTCAGTGGATTAGATCCAGTAAACGTTGAACTTCTTAAATCAGCGGTAAAAGAGATGAATGACAATGGAGCAACGATTGTATTTAGCTCACATCGGATGGAACATGTGGAAGAGATGTGTGATTATGTGTGTATTTTAAATAAAGGCAAGACGGTTGTTTCAGGCAATATTAAGCAAGTGAAACATGACTTTGGAAAAAAAGAAATTATTATCGAAGGTAACCACGATTTTAGTCATCTTGCTGAAATAGATGGTGTTGTAAAGTTTAAACAAAATAAAAATGATGTAAGATTAACGATTAAAGATCAATCGATTGCACCTATTATTTTTGAAGCGGTAAAAGAAATAGGATTTGTAACAAGATTCCAAGTTGATGAACCTTCTCTGAACGACATCTTTATTGAGAAAGTAGGTGGTGCAATTGAATAA
- the dnaA gene encoding chromosomal replication initiator protein DnaA has protein sequence MSGIDTIWEKVLANIKQRLAPASYETWFKETKIKVLNNHQVVIQAPTSFISEWLQTNYIDFIQEAFIEEIGEKLNVKVISSEDELANNEQEVPARRIQQTNQEPLPNQLNTDNTFDTFVIGSGNRFSHAASLAVAEAPAKAYNPLFIYGGVGLGKTHLMHAIGHYVMEHKENAKVVYISSEKFMNEFINSIKDNKTEEFRSKYRNVDVLLIDDIQFLAGKESTQEEFFHTFNELHQNHKQIVISSDRAPKEIPTLEERLRTRFEWGLITDVTPPDLETRIAILRKKSEEENIDIPNEAMLYIATQIQSNIRELEGALTRVSAYSKLVNRELNSDLVAEALKDIIATSKPKKVTIKDIQLAVGEYYNVRLEDFSAKKRTKSIAFPRQIAMYLARELTDFSLPKIGEEFGGRDHTTVIHAHEKIKNQLETDESLKNELKNIEKDITS, from the coding sequence ATGAGCGGAATAGATACCATCTGGGAAAAAGTACTCGCAAATATAAAACAGAGGCTTGCACCTGCAAGTTATGAAACATGGTTTAAAGAAACGAAAATAAAAGTATTAAATAATCATCAAGTAGTCATTCAGGCGCCTACTTCTTTTATTTCAGAATGGCTTCAAACAAATTATATTGATTTTATTCAAGAAGCATTTATTGAAGAGATTGGAGAGAAACTCAATGTAAAAGTGATTTCCTCTGAAGATGAACTAGCAAATAACGAACAAGAAGTCCCTGCAAGAAGAATTCAGCAAACAAATCAAGAGCCATTGCCTAATCAATTAAATACAGATAATACATTTGATACATTCGTAATCGGCAGTGGAAACCGATTCAGTCATGCTGCAAGTTTAGCTGTCGCTGAAGCACCCGCAAAAGCTTATAACCCACTATTTATATATGGTGGTGTAGGACTTGGTAAAACACACTTAATGCATGCAATTGGGCATTACGTGATGGAACATAAAGAAAATGCAAAAGTTGTTTATATATCCAGTGAAAAGTTTATGAATGAATTTATTAACTCTATTAAAGATAATAAGACTGAAGAGTTTAGATCAAAATATCGAAATGTCGATGTCCTTCTAATTGATGATATTCAGTTTCTTGCTGGTAAAGAATCAACTCAAGAAGAGTTCTTCCACACTTTCAATGAGTTACATCAGAACCATAAACAAATTGTAATCTCTAGTGACCGTGCGCCAAAAGAAATCCCAACATTAGAAGAACGTCTTCGTACCCGCTTCGAATGGGGATTAATTACTGATGTAACGCCACCTGACCTGGAAACTAGAATTGCTATCTTAAGAAAGAAGTCAGAAGAAGAAAATATTGATATCCCAAACGAAGCAATGCTTTATATCGCTACTCAAATTCAGTCCAATATTCGTGAATTAGAAGGTGCTTTAACACGTGTTTCTGCATATTCAAAGCTTGTAAATCGTGAGCTTAATTCTGATCTTGTTGCTGAAGCATTAAAAGATATTATCGCTACTAGTAAACCTAAGAAAGTAACGATTAAGGATATTCAACTTGCAGTCGGGGAATATTATAATGTACGTCTTGAAGATTTTAGTGCTAAAAAACGTACGAAATCTATTGCTTTTCCTAGACAAATAGCAATGTACCTTGCACGTGAACTCACAGACTTCTCTTTACCTAAGATAGGCGAAGAATTTGGTGGACGAGATCATACTACAGTGATACATGCACATGAAAAGATCAAAAATCAGCTAGAAACAGATGAAAGCTTAAAAAATGAACTGAAGAATATCGAAAAAGATATCACCAGCTAA
- a CDS encoding ABC transporter permease: MNKFIPTFWLTYWKKISSKSFIFSTLFMIIIFVGLSNADKIYDFFDKSEEDITVISSSDKALATAFKESYQKLDKKKKLKIVDFKKGEEGIKDETYKFLIDIKENKDKTIEAKVYSTEYASDSVMGAVRSTLTAFQSNNIAQSLNLSQDDLSRVMSEAKVTDKVIKPKDANDNVSEQSKALNTAIVYAGLFLIFIITINYGSQIATEIAQEKSSRVIEMIITSISPITHLMAKILGVIAVAATQMIIYAIAIVICIYAFNLGETVSELGFTFGKENIRILIYAIIFLILGLLIYISSSAIVGSLTNRIEDIGQAIMPVTMLNMIAFYIAMFSLSNPDTLLVKVASYIPFFTPQIMLLRTISTKTSDFEIMMGIVICIITIILLFFIAAKIYKGSVFSTDKSMFKNFKRALKTK, encoded by the coding sequence TTGAATAAATTCATACCGACATTCTGGCTGACATATTGGAAGAAAATATCAAGTAAATCCTTTATCTTCTCAACGCTCTTCATGATCATTATATTCGTTGGCTTAAGTAACGCTGATAAAATTTATGATTTCTTTGATAAGAGTGAAGAGGACATTACTGTAATTTCAAGCTCGGACAAAGCTTTAGCTACAGCCTTTAAAGAAAGTTATCAGAAGCTTGACAAGAAAAAGAAGCTAAAAATTGTCGACTTTAAAAAAGGTGAAGAAGGAATTAAAGATGAAACCTATAAATTTTTAATCGACATCAAAGAAAATAAAGATAAAACAATTGAAGCAAAAGTATATTCGACTGAATATGCCAGTGATAGTGTAATGGGCGCTGTGCGTTCAACATTAACCGCATTTCAAAGTAATAATATTGCACAATCATTAAATTTATCACAAGATGATCTAAGCCGTGTAATGAGTGAAGCAAAAGTTACAGATAAAGTCATTAAACCTAAAGATGCAAACGATAATGTATCAGAACAAAGTAAAGCGCTAAATACAGCGATAGTTTATGCAGGCTTATTTTTAATCTTTATTATTACGATAAATTATGGAAGTCAAATTGCTACGGAAATTGCGCAAGAAAAATCTTCTCGTGTTATCGAAATGATTATTACGAGTATCTCTCCGATTACCCATTTAATGGCGAAAATATTAGGGGTAATCGCTGTGGCAGCGACACAGATGATTATATACGCCATTGCAATTGTCATTTGTATATACGCATTTAATTTGGGAGAAACCGTCAGTGAATTAGGTTTTACCTTTGGCAAAGAAAATATAAGGATATTAATATATGCGATTATCTTTTTAATATTGGGATTACTTATTTATATAAGTTCTAGTGCAATTGTTGGTTCTTTGACAAATCGTATCGAAGATATAGGACAAGCAATTATGCCGGTAACGATGCTTAATATGATTGCCTTTTATATTGCGATGTTTAGTTTATCTAATCCAGATACATTGCTTGTGAAAGTTGCAAGTTATATTCCATTCTTCACACCTCAAATTATGTTACTCAGAACAATTTCAACAAAAACAAGCGATTTCGAGATCATGATGGGTATAGTTATTTGTATTATAACGATTATCTTACTGTTCTTTATTGCCGCTAAAATTTATAAAGGAAGTGTATTCAGTACAGACAAAAGTATGTTTAAAAACTTCAAACGTGCGCTTAAGACTAAATAA